The sequence ctaatgcaagttggagcccttgccaaaatttcgaagtgaaacgggcatccctgtctgaaacgatggatactggtactccgtgcagtcttactatttccgtcatgtataactgcccccacttgctggcagtgtacgtggatttccctggcacgaagtgggctgtcttcgtgagtctgtcgaccacaacccagatcaccgtgtagcccttcaaggtcttgggcagtcccgtgataaagtccatcgacacactctcccacttccaccctggcacactcaggggttgcaacaaccctgctggatgctgcctaggtgccttcacctgctggcacaccaagcacctactgacgaactctgctacatccctcttcatgcccctccaccaatagacactccttaagtcctggtacatcttcgtactcccagggtgcatggtaaacggggaactgtgagcctcagtcaaaagctctgtcttaactgcgctgtcttccggcacacacaggcgtccctcaaacataaggccatcatcagaggatatagagaactcttcaccttgctccgtctctaccatacgacgtttctctgccaagtaaggatcactcagctgagcagcaatgatcttttgcctcaaggttggctgaactgtcaactgagccaactgtgcggcaacctcacctactgagactgcaatctcggctctctccaaatccctgagtaagggggtctgcttcgtgattagcgctgctgaatgtgcaaccttcctactcagcgcgtcagccactacatttgctttacctggatggtacaggatctcgcagtcgtagtccttcaccaactcgagccacctcctctgcctcatgttcaactccttctgagtgaagaaatacttcaggctcttgtggtcggtgtaaatctgaatcttctcaccgtacagatagtgcctccatatcttcagtgcaaagactacagctgccaactccaagtcgtgggtagggtagttccgctcatgattcttcaactggcgtgaggcatacgcaactaccttaccttgctgcatcaggacacctcccagtcctttcttagaggcatcactatagatcacaaaacttcccgacccatcaggcactgtcaggactggtgccgtcactagcttctgcttaagctcttggaaactactctcacatgctgggctccagacaaaaggggttcccttcctggtcaactgggtcaatgggctggctatgcgtgagaagtcttctacaaacctcctgtagtatcccgccagacccagaaaactgcgaatctcactgactgtagacggtcgaggccagttggtcaccgcttcgaccttagctgggtccaccgagactccctcactggaaaccacgtgccctaaaaatgtcaccttctttaaccagaactcacacttggagaacttggcgtatagcttatgagctcgaagggtctccaagacttggtgcaagtgctcttcgtgttcggcctcagtcttggaatagatcaagatatcgtcaatgaagactatgacgaattggtctagaaagtccttaaacaccctgttcatcaaatccatgaacactgcaggggcattagttaaaccaaaggacatcactatgaattcgtagtgtccgtacctcgaacgaaaggccgtcttgggaatatcaccgtccctaatcctcaactggtgatagcctgatcgcaggtcgatcttggaaaagacggtggccccctgtaactggtcgaacAGGTCCTCGATTCTGGGtaaggggtagcggttcttaactgtcaccttgttcaattctcggtagtcaatgcaaaggcgcatcgacccatccttcttcttcacgaacaacactggggctccccaaggtgatacactgggccggataaagcccttgtccaacagctcctgtaactggactttcaactcctttaattcggctggggccattctgtaaggagctctagagataggggcggtgccgggctctaactcaatggcgaagtctacctccctgggaggcggaagtcctgggagttcgtcggggaaaacgtcagggtactcccttactactggttcggaagatagggaaacttctggttctgCCATATCTACTACGTTCgccaagataccccaagtaccctggctaagtagcttactcgccttcattgccgagatgaccttgggtatacctACCATGCCTGCTCCTCTAAACTTAAACTTATCCCCGGAAGGAGGGTTAAAGACTACTTCCTTATTAAAACAGTCTATGATTGCATGGTTAGTtgacaaccaatccatgcctaaaattacATCGAAATCTTGCATATCTAGCACCAGTAAAGTTACATTCAAGGTATGGTTTGCTATTTCTACCCAACATGcccttattttttccttagacaaaaggacctctccagaaggagtagagacagacaaggcactacccaacggttctacttctaaacccgcatgcttgacaaaaatagaggatataaatgaatgcgatgaccccgagtcaaatagtaccaaagcgtaatgccccaagattgggagcgtacctgtcaccaccgtactagctcgctcggcctcctgccggttcGTGGCAAAGACTCTCCCTTGCTGGGGAGCAGAAGGCTGACGTGGCGTCGTCtctaagggtttccgaggacacgcatcagcggtgtgccccggctgcctgcacctgaagcagactccactcccagctaaacattgtcctccatggaccttcccacaggtagtacaagtgggtagctctctcaaagttCTCCCAGCTGCTGCCAGTTCCcgacggtgtctctggaagacacctcctgacctcggaGTCCGCTGTGGTATTACGTCGGGCTGCGCCtccgccttcctcttctgtcccgaggcTGACCCTGTGCCGACAACCTTAGATTGACCAGCTCCCTCATGCAGGCTCAGatccagtgctatgcgtagagcatccgcatgagtggttggtcgaagagctcgtacaaaaccctggaggtctaacctgaggccattaacaaatctctcagtcctggcggcctcatcccttaccacatcaggGGCAAAACGGGACAACAGGTCGAACTCGGCATCATACTGTTCCACGCTCAGTTTGCcctgctccaagtttaggaactcttggagcttggcgtgcttcacgttggcagagaagaacttagcataaaaGCTCTCCCTGAATTGCTCCCATGTGATCCTGCTGGCATCTCCTCCCAGcgccctctcagcagtctcccaccaggcagtccccctatcctccaaacagaaagctgcacactgcaccttctggtcttctgggcacttcatgtacctgaagatcgtctctatggatgtcaaccacagctgggctctaaaggggttgtccaaggatccgtcgaaagtcttcgggttgtacttcctaaaatccctcaagtgcttggcctcagctgacagttgtactggcaccggctgagcttccaccggggctggagggatgacgggctggtcctgaacaggggctggagggactacaggctggtcctgaacaggggcggcctggttctgctgagcagcgaggaacggcgctagagcagcttgcagcatggcctggtaacgctgctccattgcggcgagatccgcctgagtgaccggtgcattagggttgactggtacgtcggggttgactggcggcgcggcaggttgctccgccggttggccacgaccggctcctctgcctcccctgccacctcctcggcgtgcacctctacgtggcggcattcttcctaaaattcaccaacaaatttTTCACCACTAGAGCTCAATATTCTCTCTCTAAGTCTAATCTAATCAGGCAACATTATAatcttaatatttgtaaagctttaggcatacctggcgagtgacgaaggaccgtatagccatagggtgaggtaaaaatcaaaacaaaatgacttacatcataagtcagtctacaggacctaaaacactgcgctctgataccaactgtaacgacccgactctttatgctgaatcgaagtggttactaaatctaggatcagtgtttaagtcataaaatctggtgtaaataaatgcaaagaaatctagcaaatttatttatgaaagatagttaaagtaacatgtagaaatacgagttaagtttaaaatccctaagcgggccctatctacataaagaTGGTAAATAATGAAAGTACTCGAACTCAagtgcgaaaatctgaaataaagataagcggaagcggtagtccctatggcccttcacggtctcacttcgagtcgctcgccagtttgcccttgcccttacctcgtcctctacctgaaaacataaaatgaagagaatgagtataaaaatactcagtaagggacccactactagtcccactaggtgcctgttaacattcctatcgagtcctgaaactagtacccaatctctggcacgctcccgaacacgtgcaacgtgcgccccgtagggacataactctggtcttcggtgtccaggggacacttaggaccgtcgggatgcgaggaccccgtcgagtcgctcgagtcatatctatagtcatgctggactggcgccccgtcgagcctaacagtcctaaataggtggtgatcccgaaggacacccatgcaggtacgactcagataggagaagttaacagataccccAATCCCAACATACATATGCATACGTCATCAAATTATCATCAGAAAATAACCACCATCTCATCCCCCACTACAGCTATCATCAAACAGTCACTAATAGTCCTCATTATACAGTCACCTACGTCATAAGTCCATcggtcttatcatacagtcacatacatcataagtccatcagtcttatcatatagtcacatacatcataagtccatcagtcttatcatacagtcacatatggttcgagggttctcattactataatattatgccaaagtatggccatgtcattcgtcagatcatgataaaatattatcatacatcgtaagcccaaccatcatcgtatgtcactgaaggaacatgcaacatcaaattctcacatggggctagtagtagaaatctcttacctcgagatgttgctagatgagttcctactgaggaagtcctaagctgcagcagctatttggtccaatttgcttcttgaggaaagtaattaaattaattaaatttccaaattaactcatttaattactgggcaggctagggaatttggaaattaccaaaaatttaggtggaaggagccaaaacaggcttggcggctcgactggaagaagacaggaccggctcggcttggcgtaggcgcggctcggctcggtacagggacttcgcgtgcggctcggcttgctaccgggagggggcgcggctcggctacgcggaacgcacggcgcggcgcggctgcacgcggggagagctgggcacgtgtggcgcggacgcgggtttcggtttcgggcgcgcgggcggttccgggttcggacGCGCGGGTGGTGGTTCCGGGTTCGGTTTCGTCcgtcggctggaggcaggcgcgttcgcggcttcggtgcggctcgggtgtaggcgcgttcgcggctccgatttgcagacgcgttcggctggcgacgcggcttcgacgtggagatggatctcggcgacgagtttcggctgatctgcctcggatcgaagcggcgcgagggGTGGCTTCGGCTTCCAGTCGTCTTGCAGACGCGTGAATGgacggcttcgactcggcttcggcgtgcgaggaagcttggacgaattctggcgcggctgtgcgtgtggcgtgggtaggcggctagggtttcgcgacggcggcggcggcggcggtggctcgcggcggcggcggcggcgcggctagggttttcttctctccctcttctcttttcttttccttttcttttccttttcttttccttttcttttcctatttataaaataatttccctcttttctcttctttgattaattccaagtttcacccttctctctctaaaatttcacccaatttctcaacaaatccctcctttccctcaacttttaaatacgtataaaaatcttaaataccaagataatttcatttggagtttacttaatactttaaaaaggaaaatccaaatcttaatgatataagttccattatttaattataaataaataaataaaataaaataaaaaaaaaaaatactaagaaaaatggatacaagatcattggggcgttacagtatatataaacataatattaatattttattttgtgtattcaaatgtaaaagacaaatgttatagtttctaacataatatgaatttcattgatttgttggcgtgtgaaaaatctacattgacccaatgtcggtctataggacaataatgtaacaattaaataaaaataaatttgtaaaaatgaataaaaccgacatatcagagttcaaccgacattaaagggcttcaataacactatcaaagatgttggttgaaaactgacaaaccgacattaaagagggctttaatgtcgtttttaaaccgacattaaagcccaaccgacattaaagggcttcaataacaccatcaaagatgtcggttgaaaactgacattaaaggcctttaatgtcgtttttaaaccgacattaaagaggcctttaatgtcgtttttaaaccgacattaaagcccaaccgacattaaaggcctttaataacgctcacaaagatgtcggttgccaagtgacattaaaggcctttaatgtcggttttaaaccgacattaaaggccaaaattcttctagtgaCCCTAGCTGAGCCAAGTTCAATCTAAGCCGCCCCTTCTCTTCCAACCTCAGTCGAACCACGCGAGCCGATTTCTGTCTTCCAAGCCAAGCCGCCTAGCCTTTTTGAGCCGCCTAGCTCatttttttttgcctttttcATCTATTTTAGTAAGCTTGATTTGAGTTTTGGTTAATGCCCAAGAAAGATTTAATGATTGTGTAGTCCGACGAGATCACAGTCCTGTATGAGATTATATGATACGAGTGACTCGACAGGGTTACTCACAACCAAATTGTCtttagtgtttctttcgagattcactaaagaccagtttgtcctaggtgttcctttgagttcaccgaagaccagagatgttcctacgggatcacataTTGCACATGTTTGAAAAcatgccagtttaggggtaccatttttttcaagactctaacaggaagttaataGTCACCTAGTGGAACTaatagtaggtcccttactgagtatacttttatactcactcttttatgtttaatttctcaggcaaaggtagaggtaagaACAGAGAAAACTtgacgaatgacaagaagtgactgtggcATGCTATAGAGGAACActtttgcttccgccttatgttattagattttgatttcagtatttatgcacttttatatattttactcttttaaaactatATAGGGTCGGAGATAGGAACttacttttagatttatttctacttactttagtttatttatgattttaaatgaatatttgagattttaattatgaaaatgtgatattttctattttaatttaagaaatcttattttcctttgaggagtaatgatctcagcttagtataaaaagttgggtcgttacagcaTTCTCATGGCGCCTCATTCTATCGCAGACTTCAAAACAAAAGTTTCTTCTCAAAACGTCTATTCAACACTTAGTAAAAAATTTGACCATTCTATTCCAGACACGAGTCTGATCACATTGTGTCTCCAATTCCGTGATTTGTACAATATAGAGACTTCAATGAAGGTAAATCTCCTTctcttaattaaattttattgtaAAATTGCATGCTTGGCCATTAATTAATTTACAGTaactttattattttatttttagtcaatgtattggtattttctaatttccaattaaattgaagaaaaaGTTCTTCTAATATTGTTTACGCTGCAAAGGGCTCTTATCCCTTCACAATGTAAATGGACAAATGGATTGAATCCTAACAGAAATATTTGATTGCATTCTTTGGTTTCCTTAAATGAATTAAAGATACAAACAATTAAGAGAAGGTTAAGCGTCATTCCCGAAGCCCACATACGGACTCAAGTACACATAGGGTATTAGGAGGAAACATAAGGAATGCACCCTAAAACGAGAAATGTCGATTGCTTGTAATTTGGATCAACAAGCTGAATTGATAGATATAATACCAATTAGAAAATAATCGAGTATACCCAAGCTTAGAGACATATGTTTAGAGGACAAACTTTTACATAGtcttattcaaccatttcaaaGAGAAGAGTATGTAATCTTCAAACAAGAGAGAATCCAACCATAAATTAGTCATTTATTTGTACTAGCTTAAGTATCAAAGTATAATAAACTCACTACCACACTGATAAAAGGATCTCTTTATACGTGGACAACTTAAAATATCCCAaaacaaaaatagtaaaaaaaaaaaaaaaaaggactaGTTGGAAGTGAACCACCAGAAGTATACAACAAAGTTCAATGCTAGTAATTAAGATCACAGTacataatatttaattttttaaaaaaacctaacACTTATTTCAAACAAGTCCCTTGAATATACTTTAAGTTGATATTTATGGCATATCTTAGTTATTGTAGATTGAAAAGAAAATGGGAATCTGAGAGCAATGGAATTGAGAAAATAGATATCAACCACATTTGGTGACCAAAGGCCCACGAATTCAGTGTGCTTATGAAACACAAGTGCCAATTGACAATGACACCTTTTTTATTCATTCCCCAAACTTTCCAACCTTTTGAGTATTCCTTTACTTTTGTGAATAGTGATGATCTTTACGTGTCTTATTCCTCCACAACTCAACTCGTTGCTTATAATATTGAATATCATGCTTGTTATTGTCCAGTTTAACTCATTATAAAATATCTGTTTTTTTCTACTTATTATTCTATCCTCTTACATATATCATTTTATTATTAGATGAATTACAAATACATAATACATTTTGTACTTTCAAAATTATGTTTTCGGTCGTACAAAACGAGATAGATATAACTTATAACTTTTCAACTCAATTGTTAATTTTCTAAGTTATATAAGATTTATTATACTATCATAAAACATCTAAAACCAAATTTTACCAAATTATCTAATGTAAACTCATCACATCTTTACTGAAGTGTTGATATTTTCATcattatttttacattttttatttgacaTCAATATTACGATGAATCAACGTTTCCATTCTTTTTCATAACTAAACAAGAGAGTTTTCTCAAAAAACATAACaaacaattaaaatatttatactacatagaacaattttgaaaacggaaaaGCTCCACAAGcccataatgaaaaatacaaaaaatgctctAATGAACACGCGATTAATCAGCCACATGCACACgcgtaattcttcttctaaacgattatgatacgcgatcgtgtagaaaatgatacatgatcatgtaggtagtatcaacatCGACTACACGCGTGCATGTAATTattcttctaaatgatcatgatacGCGATCGTATAGAAAATGATACACAATTGTCTAGGAAATTATatacgatcatgtagttctttttaatgattaaaaaaatgattcaaatctaaatgatcttgttgACTAGATtagtgatcgtttagatcatataaaagttatatttaaatgattttgatGTTCTGGAAAAGAAgttgtaaaaaaagaaaaagaagatgaagaaagaaagaaagaaaaagaagacatgaatacaaatagaagaaagaaaatctgaaAAAGGAGTCGAAGAGATctgaaagagaagaaagatgaataaattgtaaagaagaaaatgaaagagaagTGACAAGTCATCTACGATATCAAGGAAAAATCtagaatttataaaaaaatttattttgttacccgaagttgatgttttgttatatttataaaaattgaatGAAAATAAGTGGATGAAATATAGAAAATAAGGAAGAAATGACGGATActaattaaaataatgaaaGTAACCAATGATTTAATAAATGTAGTAAAAATGCATAATAGAtgtggagttttttttttttttttttcatttttatatatacaaaattttttatatatacaaaattgaaaTATGATAACATGAAAATGACATCattaattttaattacaaaAACGAAAGTTGACTACTCTACCAATTGTCACATGTTGTTGGCCATATCTATTTGGACAAAATAAGTACATGGCTAAACAAGACGGTGTCGTTTCGGTAAGAAGATTCAAATTACAATGAATGCTAAAACTACACCTACTTTCTTTATGTAGTAAAATTGATAAACCCTTCCATAATTGTCTTAAACATAAAATCAGAAGCTTCAAGTCATATTAgacaatatttttaatttaagtttAATAGATCAGTTAagatttcaactttttttttttttttaatatatcgAAACTGTGAAACACAAACTGAATAGTGTGATATTTTAACATTTAATTACTTATTAAGATACAACTTTGAATTCAAATACATTAAactttttagttctttttcttaaaaaaaaaaacctaaacttATACTTCAACCTTTCAAAAAAAAGTTTTGTTATTTGAATGAGACACAAAGGACACAAACATTACGGATCAAGATTTCCAAATCTTGAACCCtttagatttttattttatttttctatgcTAATTCTCAATTTATTTAACACATGTTTTTGcttatttcattttagaagACTAATAACAACTTTTGGAATTAGTCCAATAGATGATCTAAAAATTAGGTAAAAGATGTTAAAGGATCAGGTGTATGgaaaaaatatatcaaatgaCCTTTTGTATGCTGACATCAAATTTGGATGAAATTATCAAAATATAATCCCTAATTTCACCCTGTTGCTCTTTATCTCTCTCGATGTATATCTTGCCCATCTCATCTTAGTAAAGGAGAAACAATGCtagagaagaagaggaaaaagaaagtaACCCTAAAGCAATAAAGGAAGAACAATATTGTAACTTCATGTACATGGTCATGACATCAACAAAGAGACATTTGACATTTTTAGAAAAAACCTAAGTCATttgctattttgaaaatttaaatcgAGTCTTTTGTACACTTATTCAAATTTTTTACCAACCGCATTGGTTGACCTTCAAATGAAATGTTTATGTGTATGCCATAGGATTTAAAACCCACCCATACGTGGGATGGCTATGGCTAAGGGTTGGGCTTGCTCACTTCTAACTAAGTTGTTATTCAATTTGCATGAACacatattgatatttctatggaTAGTTTTATGTTTTCATAAGTTCAATATCGActtgaaaatgaataaatattttaaatatgttgtagaaataaaaaattcataaaacatataaaataaagaacaaaatattactaatgtaataataaatttttaaatgatAAACAGGTTTACAAACCATAAAAAGTTTTGTttactaatttaaatttattttcaaatattttgttgctattattttttcataaatattcatCGACATTTACATTTTATCAATTATTTTCATCAAATAAAAACCTCATTATTTTAAATCTTGATTTTAAACCTCTTTTGCACACTTCTCTACCTAAACCATCCAAAATATTTTCTAGatttctgtaacgacccaactctttatactaagctgaggtcgttactaaaacggaaacgatgacaagagacactttttgaaacgagggaagaataaattttcattaaaaacggaatattaaaacactgaaacataagcgcggaagcaaaactgagtccccatatggcatgtcacggatccttctctgtcgatcgccagctttcctctacctttaccttcgcctgaaatgttaaacatagaaagagtgagtataaacatatactcagtaagggacctactactagtcctgctaggtgtctgttaacttcccattagagtcctgaaaatggtacccaatctctggcacgttcccgaacacgtgcaacatgcgctcccataggaacgaaaatctggtcttcggtgtcccgagggagcacctaggacatgctggtctgtagtgaacccgggggtaacactaagacaatcgggatgcgaggaccccgtcgaatcactcgaatcatatccatatacatgctagactggcgtcccgtcggaccacacagtcctaaataggtggtgatcccgaaggacacccatgcaggtacgactctaatagacaaagttaacagaacaccctatccatagcatgtagcataacatcataacatggcatgagtattaatcttaacgtccttaatcatgtgattaatatatcatgcattaacaatcatcaacagtcatcaacaacatactaccggtcattaacataacatcagtcatcatcatcaatcatcaacataataatctcagtcatcatcatcaacatcaactatcatcataatctcagtataatcattatcctcaaattatgcatcttagctaccatcaatgcataatcataattacatgcggtctcttgaattcagttcgaaggtctagtaggagaatctcttacctggagattttagccaaacaaaggtactccctagttgacagtaaaattctccaattaacttgatcctaatcataaaaggaacacttagtatcttaattaatgaaattagcaattggctaacatccaaaaattctcccaaattaattaactttctaaaaaaaggggttgaaaccaattcaaccttgattgggaaaaatccaagatttaaatcttaaaaagtttagccaattgaaccttttacagaaaacccaaatagatccaaaattaaattaataaaatattaatttaatttttattggcttaccaagattactcagatggaggttggaaaatcctcttatccttgatgaaaaattcatcactttaaatcctcaagcttccaaagagaccaatcttaacttcaactgaggcggcgacagcagagggttatcttagagaagaagataaagaacctttttctttttcctttatttacatcttaagcattccaatgctatttatagacccaaataataacaataattattattattattatttccttttccttttccttttccttttaggatatatatatatataataccaaaaaatatacatatatctttattcccattatctttcctaaataaatgccttaatcttaggcatttataaccattaacaataataataatacttctttattattattatttttctctcaccaaaatctacaataaatatatattt comes from Cucumis melo cultivar AY chromosome 12, USDA_Cmelo_AY_1.0, whole genome shotgun sequence and encodes:
- the LOC127144140 gene encoding uncharacterized protein LOC127144140 yields the protein MPPRRGARRGGGRGGRGAGRGQPAEQPAAPPVNPDVPVNPNAPVTQADLAAMEQRYQAMLQAALAPFLAAQQNQAAPVQDQPVVPPAPVQDQPVIPPAPVEAQPVPVQLSAEAKHLRDFRKYNPKTFDGSLDNPFRAQLWLTSIETIFRYMKCPEDQKVQCAAFCLEDRGTAWWETAERALGGDASRITWEQFRESFYAKHGLVVN